The following proteins come from a genomic window of Nostoc sp. TCL26-01:
- a CDS encoding Mo-dependent nitrogenase C-terminal domain-containing protein, producing MTSFTQVHAQTDLLHPIRSWLEAREIHNYKLAHLLCKAIPAQCPFARDIKLFGRTLFHIPAMCKLNPLYEQVVGLRFKALCYLADECGEDVTAYC from the coding sequence ATGACAAGCTTTACTCAAGTTCATGCTCAAACCGACCTACTGCATCCTATCCGCAGCTGGTTAGAAGCAAGAGAAATTCATAACTATAAACTAGCTCATCTGTTGTGCAAAGCAATCCCTGCTCAATGCCCATTTGCCAGAGATATAAAATTGTTTGGTCGGACACTGTTTCATATCCCGGCTATGTGTAAATTAAATCCTTTATACGAGCAAGTTGTGGGTTTGCGGTTTAAAGCACTGTGTTATTTAGCTGATGAGTGTGGTGAGGATGTGACGGCTTATTGTTAA
- a CDS encoding class I SAM-dependent methyltransferase: MTNNFLQNKKLIFDLWASSYDWLLPSVFYQAVHRRLLEYVDLPNQANVLDLGCGTGRLLERLATEYTELRGTGLDLSTNMLRLARLTNRHHPRLIFLEGKAESLPFADGQFDAIFNTISFLHYAQPEQVLHEVSRVLAPGGRFYLVDFTSKIENRLPIFPISVQGIKFYSPNKRQVLGAAAGLSCVSHHYLLGPVLLTILAKPC, translated from the coding sequence ATGACTAATAATTTTCTGCAAAATAAAAAACTGATTTTTGACCTTTGGGCATCTAGCTATGATTGGCTGTTACCTTCAGTCTTCTATCAAGCTGTTCACAGAAGGTTACTAGAATATGTCGATTTACCAAATCAAGCCAATGTCCTAGATTTAGGTTGTGGAACTGGCCGTCTATTAGAACGACTGGCAACTGAATATACCGAACTGCGGGGTACGGGACTAGATTTATCTACTAATATGTTGCGTTTAGCTAGACTTACTAACCGTCACCATCCCCGGTTAATTTTTCTTGAAGGTAAAGCCGAATCTTTGCCTTTTGCTGATGGTCAGTTTGATGCTATTTTCAACACTATTAGTTTCTTGCATTACGCACAACCAGAGCAAGTCTTGCATGAGGTAAGCCGAGTACTTGCCCCTGGTGGACGTTTTTACTTAGTTGATTTCACTAGCAAAATCGAGAACAGACTGCCAATATTCCCAATTTCTGTGCAAGGAATTAAATTTTATAGCCCTAATAAACGTCAAGTTCTTGGTGCTGCTGCTGGACTATCCTGTGTGAGTCACCATTATTTATTAGGGCCTGTCTTGCTGACAATTTTGGCTAAACCCTGTTGA